The following proteins come from a genomic window of Trifolium pratense cultivar HEN17-A07 linkage group LG4, ARS_RC_1.1, whole genome shotgun sequence:
- the LOC123882170 gene encoding uncharacterized protein LOC123882170 — translation MLCVEMDSTHFTTEFLPRTLNPFSPYNKFSFLKPFNKPPNLKLKPHKGFRVVSFSQNPKPSSELAISGNNDNVCSIRDVRSYAGRSKKIGGASSSGGRLEGNAEFRRRVKRNARTKSKKLAESLFYRLKNPRGRGNYPDNFSEDLLQQIGLGYDRLVRFMAKDDPNLRHPYDWYKYGEYGPYSWRGIVVGEPVSGGITDECVTIINEVKDHEEWEEIEKSDMAADYGKKVKQLDQTKLRYFWVFIRHPKWRVSELPWQQWTLVSEVVLEAGKQRLDKWTLMGRLGNKARSLVAQCAAWMRPDIVYVKKPVFQCRFEPQDNFFNAIIPFLDPRTENDYLCELQNDDGTVETCTYYGGLCKIVKVNQKAFVDDVVNAYQKLSDEKKSKCLEFLLGHHPVEILHPYTKEWKVKLEEMELGCDAPDEEDEDIVGDNDTEILDWIEDEGSDGDGDDEEEEEEETDNFDVNEDQDLVTDMEETEDGKFHALEEDVKGWNEFRKATNSAEAMENMVRKSVELSTKLYKKQMMTAEETEEAEEKRMHSADGDETVLRGKRAKVSPEEWKYIGLGPWRKKIKKSKLPPDLFLRAAVRPFTYRNLVKEIVLTRHAILDGDIGRKE, via the coding sequence ATGCTTTGTGTTGAGATGGATTCAACCCATTTTACAACTGAATTCTTGCCTAGAACATTGAACCCTTTTTCACCTTacaacaaattttcatttcttaaaCCTTTCAATAAACCCCCAAACCTAAAACTTAAACCCCACAAAGGATTTCGAGTTGTTTCGTTTTCGCAAAATCCGAAACCGAGTAGTGAATTGGCAATTTCTGGAAATAATGATAATGTGTGTAGCATAAGAGATGTTCGATCTTATGCGGGTCGTAGTAAGAAGATTGGTGGTGCATCGTCTTCTGGTGGTCGACTTGAAGGCAATGCTGAGTTTCGGAGACGGGTGAAGCGTAATGCTAGAACGAAAAGTAAGAAGCTTGCTGAGTCTTTATTCTATAGGTTGAAAAACCCTAGAGGGCGTGGGAATTATCCGGATAATTTCTCTGAGGATTTGTTACAGCAAATTGGTCTTGGATATGATCGGCTGGTTCGGTTCATGGCGAAGGATGATCCGAATTTGCGGCATCCTTATGATTGGTATAAATATGGTGAGTATGGACCGTATTCTTGGCGTGGAATTGTTGTTGGTGAGCCGGTTAGTGGTGGGATTACGGATGAGTGTGTGACGATAATTAATGAAGTTAAGGATCATGAAGAGTGGGAGGAGATTGAGAAGTCGGATATGGCTGCAGATTATGGGAAAAAAGTGAAGCAGTTGGATCAAACTAAATTAAggtatttttgggttttcattaGGCACCCAAAGTGGAGAGTTTCAGAACTTCCTTGGCAGCAATGGACATTAGTTAGTGAAGTAGTGCTTGAAGCTGGTAAGCAGAGATTAGATAAGTGGACTTTGATGGGTAGACTTGGGAACAAGGCGAGGTCGTTGGTAGCGCAATGTGCAGCATGGATGAGACCTGATATTGTGTATGTCAAGAAGCCAGTGTTCCAGTGTAGGTTTGAGCCACAAGATAACTTTTTTAATGCGATAATTCCGTTTCTTGATCCTAGGACTGAAAATGATTACCTTTGTGAGTTGCAAAATGATGATGGAACTGTTGAGACGTGTACTTATTATGGTGGATTGTGTAAGATCGTGAAGGTGAATCAAAAGgcttttgttgatgatgttgttaATGCATATCAGAAATTAAGTGACgaaaaaaagtcaaaatgttTGGAGTTTCTTTTGGGCCATCATCCGGTGGAAATTCTACATCCGTATACTAAAGAGTGGAAGGTTAAGTTAGAAGAGATGGAGCTTGGCTGTGACGCTCCtgatgaagaagatgaggaTATTGTTGGTGATAATGATACTGAGATTTTAGATTGGATTGAGGATGAAGGTAGTGATGGagatggtgatgatgaagaagaggaagaggaagagacTGACAATTTTGATGTTAATGAAGACCAAGATCTAGTTACGGACATGGAAGAAACTGAAGATGGTAAATTTCATGCCTTGGAAGAAGATGTAAAGGGCTGGAATGAGTTTCGAAAAGCAACAAATAGTGCAGAGGCAATGGAAAATATGGTAAGGAAGAGTGTTGAACTTTCTACAAAATTATATAAGAAGCAAATGATGACAGCGGAGGAAACGGAGGAAGCAGAGGAAAAAAGGATGCATTCAGCAGATGGAGACGAAACTGTCTTGAGAGGAAAGAGAGCAAAGGTTAGTCCTGAAGAGTGGAAGTACATTGGGCTCGGTCCATGGAGAAAAAAGATTAAGAAGAGCAAACTTCCTCCAGACCTATTTCTGCGAGCGGCTGTTCGACCGTTCACTTACAGAAATCTTGTTAAAGAGATTGTTTTAACTAGGCATGCAATTTTGGATGGTGATATTGGTAGGAAAGAATAA